DNA sequence from the Vicinamibacterales bacterium genome:
TTTGGCTCCAAGGCCAGGGGCGACTCTCGGCCGGACTCTGATCTCGACGTACTCGTGGTCGTCACCGGTGATCGCGTGGGGGCTGAAGACCTGGCCATCGACATTGCGTTCGACATCAACGTCGCGAGCGATCTCTACATCCCGCCGCGCGTCGTCACCGCCGGTTCTCTGGCCGACCCGGTGTGGCGAACCACCCTCTTCGTTCAGACCGTCACCCGCGAGGGCCTACCGCTGTGACCCCAGAAGCCGGCGACATCGCTCGGCACAACACACAAATCCACACAGCCGCCGGTCGCACTTCAGGGTAGGCTCCTCCTCGAGAACGAGAGAGTAGGGTCCGTGGACAACATGGCCTGACGCTGGCTCAGCGACCGCAGAATCGCATCGAGTACCAAGTCCAGGTCTCTTCCTACATCCTCCGCCAGGAATCGCAGCACGAAGTAGCCGTTCTCCTGCAGCAACTGGTCCTTCCTGCGGTCTCGCCGGTAGGCCTCCGGATCTGCCAGGTGCTGGCCTCCGTCCAGCTCAACAGCGACGCGGGTCTCAGCGCTGAGCAAGTCGACTTCCAGCCGCCCCTGCCCGTCGAACGGAATCGGTAGGGACTCGTTCAGCGTGAACCGCCCCTTGGTCTCGATCAGCGTTTCCAACCGTCGGAACAGGAACTCCTCCGTGGCGCTGCGGGCGCGTTCGGCTCCTTCGGCATCCGGTGGCACGGCGCGCGCCGCATGCACGAACAGGCTTGCCAGCGGCACATCGACGCCGTCCCGCACAAGCCTCCGAACGCTGCCTGAGTAGTCGCGCTTCCAGACCGGGTCCGATGGCAGGACCACATCCGCCGGCCACCCCGGTATGGCGCTCGCCGGCAGGAGAATGGTGTAGCCGATCGCCTCATAGCCACGGCAGCGCCGGTCGAACATGCGCGCCAGCATCGGTACGTCCAGGTCCGCGTAGTCGTACACCCGGACCTCTCGCTTCCCGTCATAGAGGCGATGCAGGCGGCCGGAGTATTGCGCGATCGTCCCGCGCCATGAGACCGGCAACGTCAGAAACAGCGTGTCCAGCCGGGGATCATCGAATCCCTCCCCCACGTACTTGCCGGTTGCCAGAATGACGCGGGCGTCCTCGCGCGGAATGGCCTCCAACTGGCCCGCGAGAGCTTGCCGCTGCTTCTTGCCCATCCCCGCACGCAGGACCACCAAGTGCCGCACTTTCCCAACGAGCCCGCTTTCGAGGCGGTCGAGATGGTCGTTCCGCTCTGTCAACACGAGCGGCGACCGGCCGCTGTCCACCGACGCGACGATGTCGTCGCAAATGCGACGATTGCGAGAATCGTCATCGACCAATTCCTGGTAGATCGCCTGGAACTCCACACGCCTGTCGGGATCGGGACTCCTGCTCGACATGAAGGCCGTCGGCTGCACGAGGACGAAATGTTCAAAGGGGCGTGCCGCCGCCTGGGCTCTTGCGTTGTCCCGATAACGGACGGGCCCGCACTGCATGAAGATGATGGGATGGTGGCCGTCCTTCCGCGCAACTGTCGCTGACAGGCCCGCGACGAAACGCGCCTTGGCTTGTCGCGCCACCTGCTCGAAGCTGTGCGCCGACAGGTGATGGCACTCGTCGACGATCAGATGGCCGTACTCGGCCACGCGATCATCGACAACACCCTTCTTCACAAGGCTCTGAATGATCGCGACGTCGAGCAACCCGGTGGCTCGGCTTCGCCCGCCCCCAATGCGACCGATGGATTTCGCCGGCACATCAAGAAACGTCGAGAGCCGCTCGACCCACTGGTCCAGCAGTTGACGCCGGTGCACGAGCACGAGGGTGTTCACGCCCCGCTGGGCGATCAGCCAGGCACCGATGACCGTCTTGCCAAAGGCCGTGGTGGCGGCCAGGACGCCGGTCTCGTGGGCCAGCATCGCACGCGTTGCTGTCAGTTGCTCGGGTCGGAGTTCACCGTGAAAGCTCACATCCAACGGCCGACCGGCGTAGCGCTCGTCCCGAAGGACCGAACAAACGCCGAGGTCGGTCAGGGTCTGACGAACCTCGTCGAGGCACCCTCGCGGCAAGCCGATGTGGTGCGGATGGTCCTCTGCGCAGGCGATGATGCGTGGCTTGTCGTAGGTCGACAGGCGCATCGCCTGGGCTCTGTAGAACTCAGGATTCTGAAACGCCGCGAGACGCAGCAGCCGATTTCGGAGGCCGGGATGTAGACCGTCCTTGGCGATGTAGATCTGATTGCCAAGAACCAGTTCCAGGGTCTGCGGGAGTTCGCCGACGATTGGCGGCTCCTTGCGGCGGCGCGACGGAGGGGCTGTCCACGGCTCGTCTTCTCCCTCATCCTGTGGCGGCAGCCGCACGCCGAGGATGCGACCGCGCCGTTCGGCCTCCTGAACGATCCCCTCAATCTGTAGGCGGCCTATCCTACGCACGCGTGCGAGGAACGCCCATTGGTCGGCCCATGGCGCGAACGCGTCATCGAGGAAGACGCTGTTGCCCTGCTCGCGGGGTCGTTTCTAAAGGGGCAATGCGATCAGGTTGCCAAATCCCCCTTGCGGCATCGTGTCCTGGTTCGGAAAGAGACGCTCATACGAATCCAGTCCGATGTCGGGCCGGCGTTCCATGGTCTCGGTCAGAAGATGCGAGCCAAGCCGGCGGGCCAGCGCAGCAGGAACAGCGTCCTCGAAGAAGATCCATACGTGTCCGCCTCGTCCTGACCGAGAGCGTTCGAGTTCGGCGGGCACATCCAGCCGACGGCACGTGTCGAGGAACGCCGCAGCATCCTCGGACCAGCTGCCCTTGTCGAAGTCGAGGGCAAGGAAGACGCAGGTCTCATCCAGAAGGAGTGGGTAGACGCCCGCGACGAAGGGCTGGCCGTCGTCATCTTGACCAGACAAGTGCCAACGGATGACCTCATCGGTCACCGGAAGGAAGCGACGATGGGGGCACTCGGCGCACTTGATGCGGGGCTTCTCGCAGACGCCGCGCACCCACTCGCTCGCGCATGCGGGCGCATACCCGGCCTTGCCGGTCCTCCGGCTCTCGAATCGACGCGGGTATACGTCTTCGCGCCCGCGGAAGAGCGACCGGAAGAGCCCGATCTTCGCCTCCGATGAAGATCGGCGGTCGACCGATTGAGGGTCATCGCTCATCCCAGCGCCGTCGCCTCTCGCGATCCCCTCGCGGTAGATTCATGCCTTGAGCACCAGCCGCCCGAGCTTCTCTCAGTAGACCTCCCGCGAACCTTCACGCGGCAAACGGATTCCGGATCGTGAGGCGGCCGCCGATAACCTGGCCTGATTGCATATCCTCCGAGTAGAGCGTGCGGCAGTCCGCTTCAAGGGCAGTCGCGACGATGAGAGCGTCGTAGATGTGAAACCCATGGCGCACTGCCAGTCGGAGCGCTGCGTCATGCGTCTCTACGGTCATAGGGACCACTGATGGGCACAGGATCCTGAGCGCGCCCAGCGCGCGAGTAATGTCCTGCCACGTCATCTTAAGCTTGCGATGCGCAACTGAAGCCAGCTCATTCAAAACCTGGACGCTGACAATGCCACCCTGCTGGACCAGTGCCTCAGCAACCGGCGTCCGCACAGCGTCCTGCCCGATGGTGTACAGGAGGATGTTGGTATCGAGGAAGACCTTGTCGCTCATCGTTCGTTCGCCGATTCACGGTCGAACGTGAATCCCTCTGGGAGGGCGCGGCGCAGTCGCCGAAGGCGTTCAATGGCCCTTCCCGCCCGCCGGTCCCGACTCACGCCGAACGCCCGATCGCCCGCGACGACGATCTCGATCTGGTCGCCCTCCTTCAGTTCCAACGCCTCGACGACCGCTGCGGGCAGCCGAACGGCGAGACTGTTACCCCATTTCGCAACCTGCATGAGACGTCCTCCTCGAGTGGATATACACGGATCGAAGTATATCATTTCCGACACACTTCCTCTGTTTCGGCGGATCGACGGGAGTGGCGCTCGCGGCGCCCCCGATGCCCGGGTAGCTGACTCCCTCAGCGCTCCCGCCCGAGAAAGCCGTCGGACTGGCAGCGGTGGCAAGACGACCGGCCACCCGGTGTCCTCAGAGGGGGTCGGCCGGGTTATCCCCTTGGATGCCCGTCATCGTCGCCGGTGAGTTCTCGCTCGAGTTGGTCGAGCGGAGGGAGGGTCGCGAGAACAAGATAGACGCGGGCGTCCTTGGTCACAACGGTCGCGCCTCCTGGAGAATCCGGCGCCGAAGCAGCCAATACAGCCCGTCCTCCGTCACGACGTCGACCTTCCGTCCCAACAACCGCTCCAACTCCGCGACGAGCGCGGCAGGAAACCACGGGCTCGTCTCTTCGCCCGCCGAGACGAGCAGATCGATATCGCTGTGCTCGGTCGCCTCACCCCGCGCGACCCACCCAAATACCCGCACGTCGCGAGCGTTCTGTCGCTCGGCGATCCGGACGATCTCGTCGCGCTCCGTTTGGACGATCTCTGTCGTCGTCATCACGACCCCAACTACACGCCCTGCCGGGTCCAACCGCAGACGTTACGCACGCCGACGTCTTACGCCGAGATCCGGCGTCGCGTGCGGACCGGGTGCCTAAAGGACCCGTCCCGCCGCGCTTATCGGCGACGTGTGCTTCAGGGGCAAACGTGGAGACGCAAGCTCGCGTTTGGACCAATGTTTACGGGCCTGAATCGTCGCTTCGCGGCCGGAACCTTGAGACGGTGTCGGCCCTAGATCCTCGCCGAACCCGGCGCCAAACCGGATCAGGACCCGAGCCCGCCGCGTCAGGGAGAATGCCCTGAGCGATCGCCCGAAGGGCGCGAGTCGAAGGGCAAGACGCCAACAGCCGACTTCGTCTACGTCCTCCGCTGCAGTGACGGCACCCTCTACACCGGCTCGACCAACGACGTCAGCGAACGCGAAAATAGGCACAACGCCGGCCGTGGCGCGAAGTACACGGCGGCGCGCCGTCCAGTGCGAGTGGTGTACTCCGATATCCACGACTCCCGCTCGGCTGCCCAGAAACGCGAGGCGCAACTGAAACGCTGGACTCGTTCAAAGAAGGAAGCCCTCATTGCCGCGAACCCCAGGACGTTGCACCGCCTCGCCATGCGCCGCCAGCCCTGACCTCGACGGACACCTCAAGTCCGGCTCCGGCCGCTCCTCGACTGCGCTCGGGACGGTCCTGAGCAACGTCGAAGGACCGCGCCTTTGCGCAGCGGCACTTCTGAGACCTCACCGACGACATGTGCGGTCCGGATGGCCGAAGCGTGCTGAGGGCCCGTTGCGAACGAATTGACGTGCTATCATCGCCCGTCCGAATCGGGCTGCGCCGCATCCCGGATTCACATTCCTGTCATGCCGAAGTCCGAGCACAAGCGCCCCGTGTCGCGAGAGTCCCGATCCTCTCAGAACGCTGATGACAGCCCGCGCCCGTTCCTGAAATGGGCCGGCGGCAAGCGCCAGCTCCTGCCGCGCTTGCGGAGATTCTATCCGGATCAGTTCGGCAACTACTTCGAACCGTTCGTCGGAAGCGGCGCGGTCTTCTTCGACCTCCA
Encoded proteins:
- a CDS encoding nucleotidyltransferase domain-containing protein encodes the protein FGSKARGDSRPDSDLDVLVVVTGDRVGAEDLAIDIAFDINVASDLYIPPRVVTAGSLADPVWRTTLFVQTVTREGLPL
- a CDS encoding DEAD/DEAH box helicase family protein, translating into MRRIGRLQIEGIVQEAERRGRILGVRLPPQDEGEDEPWTAPPSRRRKEPPIVGELPQTLELVLGNQIYIAKDGLHPGLRNRLLRLAAFQNPEFYRAQAMRLSTYDKPRIIACAEDHPHHIGLPRGCLDEVRQTLTDLGVCSVLRDERYAGRPLDVSFHGELRPEQLTATRAMLAHETGVLAATTAFGKTVIGAWLIAQRGVNTLVLVHRRQLLDQWVERLSTFLDVPAKSIGRIGGGRSRATGLLDVAIIQSLVKKGVVDDRVAEYGHLIVDECHHLSAHSFEQVARQAKARFVAGLSATVARKDGHHPIIFMQCGPVRYRDNARAQAAARPFEHFVLVQPTAFMSSRSPDPDRRVEFQAIYQELVDDDSRNRRICDDIVASVDSGRSPLVLTERNDHLDRLESGLVGKVRHLVVLRAGMGKKQRQALAGQLEAIPREDARVILATGKYVGEGFDDPRLDTLFLTLPVSWRGTIAQYSGRLHRLYDGKREVRVYDYADLDVPMLARMFDRRCRGYEAIGYTILLPASAIPGWPADVVLPSDPVWKRDYSGSVRRLVRDGVDVPLASLFVHAARAVPPDAEGAERARSATEEFLFRRLETLIETKGRFTLNESLPIPFDGQGRLEVDLLSAETRVAVELDGGQHLADPEAYRRDRRKDQLLQENGYFVLRFLAEDVGRDLDLVLDAILRSLSQRQAMLSTDPTLSFSRRSLP
- a CDS encoding PIN domain-containing protein produces the protein MSDKVFLDTNILLYTIGQDAVRTPVAEALVQQGGIVSVQVLNELASVAHRKLKMTWQDITRALGALRILCPSVVPMTVETHDAALRLAVRHGFHIYDALIVATALEADCRTLYSEDMQSGQVIGGRLTIRNPFAA
- a CDS encoding AbrB/MazE/SpoVT family DNA-binding domain-containing protein, translating into MQVAKWGNSLAVRLPAAVVEALELKEGDQIEIVVAGDRAFGVSRDRRAGRAIERLRRLRRALPEGFTFDRESANER
- a CDS encoding nucleotidyltransferase family protein, producing the protein MTTTEIVQTERDEIVRIAERQNARDVRVFGWVARGEATEHSDIDLLVSAGEETSPWFPAALVAELERLLGRKVDVVTEDGLYWLLRRRILQEARPL